In Streptomyces sp. HUAS ZL42, the DNA window GCGGGGGAGGCCGCGGAGGCGCGCGAGGCGGCGCTGCGGGTCGCGCAGAACACCACCGACCTGAGACTGCGCTACGAGCCCGTACGGACCGTCGACCTGGACCGGTTCGCCCTGTGGGCACACCAGCTGGGCATCGACGCGGCCGCCGGCGACGAGGGAGCGGTCGCGGGCGACGTCACCAGCCTCGAACTCGCCTGGCAGCGCCTGCGCGACGACTCCGCCGCGGCCGCCGCCGTCACGGCCGACCTGCGCGAGGCGCGCGAGGCGGCCGACCGCGGGGACACGCAGGCGGCTGGGCAGGTGGCGCCGAGGCTGGTGGACGACATCGCGCGGGTGACGGGCGGCTGACGGCCCGCGTGTCCCTCGCCGTGCTCAGGTGCCCAGCGGGTCCAGTTCCAGCGGCTGGATCTTGCCCTCCAGCATGGCGCCCAGACCCATCGCGGCGCAGACGTCCGGGCGTTCGGCGATGTGCACCGGCATGCCGGTCGCCTGCCGGAGCATCTGGTCGAGGCCCGGGAGCAGGGCGCTGCCGCCGACCATCATGATCCCGCGGTCGGCGAGGTCGGCGACCAGGTCCGGCGGGCAGTCCCGCAGAACCCTGCCGATGCCGTCGAGCACGGCGGTCAGCGGGGTCTCGATCGCGTCGCGCACGGCGGCGGTGTCGACCTTCACGGAACGGGCGAGGCCCGTGGCCACGTCCCGCCCGTGGATCTCCGTCGACGCCGGCCCCTGCTGGGTGAGCCCGTTGCCGGAGAGCGCGAGCTGCAGCGGTCGTACGGACTGGCTGGGGAGCATGAGTTCGTGCTCGTGGCGCAGATGCTGGACGATCGCGTGGTCGACCGCCTCGCCCCCGATCGGGATGCGCTCGGCGGTCACGATCGAGCCGAGGGAGAGGACCGCCACCTGGGTCGCGGCCGCGCCGCACACCATGATCATGGTGCCTTCCGGCTGCTCGACCGGGAGTCCGCAGCCGACGGCGGCCGCGATGAGGGTGTCCACGAGTTCCACGCGGCGGGCGCCGAGGCCGACGAGTGTCTCGATCGCGGCGCGCTGCGCCAGCGGGTCCGCGTCGTGCGGCGTGCAGGCGGCGGCGCGCAGCCGGGGCTTGCGGCGCAGTGAACGGCGGATCTTGTCACCGATCAGATGCCGCAGCATGCGCTGTGCCATCTCGATGTCGACGACCGTGCCGCCGGAGACCGGGCGGACGACACGGATGTAGTGCGGGGTGCGGCCCGTCATCTTCTCCGCGAACTCGCCGACAGCGATCAGCGCGCCGGTACGGGTGTTCACGGCGGCGGCGGAGGGCTGGTCGACGACGAGTCCGGCGCCTTTGACGTAGACGCGGGTGCGAGCCGCGCCCAGGTCGACGGCGAAGTGGCAGCGGCGCAGCTGCTCCAGACTGGCGGTCATGGCAGGTCCTCCCGAGAGCACAGACCGTGGGGCCGCCGGACGGCAGGCCTCTTTTCGCATCGTGCGGGGACGGAGGCGAGGGCGCCTTTTATAGGCGCCCGGGCGGGGTGCCGCCGAACGGGGGATTTCGCCGACGCCGGCCGGCCGGACAGGCTCTGGAGGGAACGCGCGGCCTCCAGGACGGGGCGAGGGAGGAGACGGTGATCTCGCAGCCCGCCTCGCGCGGGCGCTGCTCGACGGGGGAGGGCGCAGCCGGGGAGCGCAGGGCGCGCAGGAGGCAGTCGGGGTGGAGGAGGAGGCCCAGGTACTCGCCGCGGTCGTGGACACCGGCGAGAGGCAGGCGGTACCGCTCGAGGCAGCGGCGTACGGCCCGCCCCTTCCACGGCGCCCCGGTCGTCTTCTTCAGCAGGCTCAGGGGTGGCCGACGTCCGCCATGCCCCGGATCACCCCCAGCTCCACCAGGTCCTGTGGACGCAGGCGGAGCTGACCGGCCGTCGCCTCGACCTCCTCCGGCGGCCGCTTCAGGATCGCCGCCGCGAGCTCCGGGGCGATCACCGAGAAATAGCTGTCGGGCGTGGCCCAGGTGTTGCCGGGCGCGGCCAGCGCCAGCGCCCCGCCGGAGCCGCCCTCGCCGATCACCAGGGTGGTGACGGGCGTGCGCGCGGCGGCCACCACGCCGAAGAGGTCCGCGATCGCCGCGCCCGCGCCCTGCCGCTCCGCCTCCGCGTCATTGGCCGCCCCCGGGGTGTCCACCAGCGTCAGCACCGGGATGCCGAGCCGGTCCGCGAGCCGGATCAGCCGGGCGGCGGTGCGGTAGCCGGCCGGGCGGGTCGCTGCCCCGGTCTGCGCGGCGTAGGCGATCGTACGGCCGTCGTGCGCCCCGAACCCGCACCGCATGCCCTCGGGGTCGGTCCCCCCGCAGCGGTCGCCGCCGATCGCGACACGATGCGTGAAGTAGGCGTCCAAGTAGCGCCCGGCGCGGGGGCGTTGAGGCGAGCGGGCGCGCCGCACGGCGTCCCAGCCGGTGGCCGGGAGACCCCTCGCCCCGAGGGCGTGTGGAACCGGCGCAGGCTCGGTCGACGGCGACGTCAGCAGCCGCAGCCACCGCCCCAGCGTCTCCCGCAGCTCCTCCGGCCGTACGACCGCGTCCGCCGACCCCGTCGCGACCTGCGCCTCGGCCGTGTACGCCGCCGGGTCCGCGTCCGGCGGCCGTACCCGGGAGCCCGCGAAGCCGACCTGCGCGCCGGGCAGCGCGAGAATCACGTCGGCGCCCGCGCCGAGGGTGGCCCAGCCCCCGCCGGTCGTCGGATCCCGCAACACGGCGACCTGGGGCAGCCCCGCCTCCCGCGTGAGCGCCGACTGCCGTGCCACCCGCTGTAGTTGGGCCAGCGCGAGCATGCCCTCCTGCATCCGGCTGCCGCCCGTCGCGACCAGCGGCACGACCGGCAGCCGCCGCTCACGCGCGTACTCGTACGCCGCCACGAGCCGGTCGCCGGTGCGCTCGCCCAGAGAGCCGCCCAGGAAGCCGAACTCGAAGGCGATCAGCACGGCCCGGGTGCCCTCGACGCCCGCCGTGCCGCACACCACGGACTCCGACTCGCCCGTGCGCTCGGCGGCGCGGGCGCGCGAGGCGTCGTAACCCTGCCAGCCGAGCGGGCCGTCGGGCCCCGATTCCCTTGACGAGTAAGGGAGTTCGGTGAAGTCGTCGGCCACGAGGGCGACGGCCTGCCGGGCCGTGAGGCGCCCGCTCACGACGTCAGCGCCCGCTTCATGATCTTCCCCATGTCGTTGCGGGGCAGGGCGTCGAGGTAGCGGACCACACGCGGCCGCTTGTGCGGGGCGAGCCGGCGCGCCACATGGTCGGCCAACTCCCCTTCGGCGGGCGGCGACGCGGGATCCGCAGGGACGATCCAGGCGACGATCCGCTCACCCAGGTCGGCGTCCGGCTCCCCGGTGACGGCGGCCTCCCGCACCCCCGGATGCTCCAGAAGCGCGTTCTCGATCTCACCGGCCCCGATCTTGTAACCCCCGCTCTTGATCAGATCGGTGGCCTTGCGGCCGACGATCCGGACGTAACCGTCGGGGTCGCGCACCGCCATGTCGCCGGTGCGGAACCAGCCGTCGGCGGTGAAGGCGGCGGCGGTCGCGTCGGGCCGGTTGAGGTACTCGGTGAACAGGTTCGGGCCGCGCACCTGGATCTCGCCGACGGTCTCCGAGTCGTACGACGTCACCGCCGACCCGTCCTCCTCCACCAGCCGCAGCTCCACGCCAGGCAGCGGCACGCCCACCGTTCCCGCCCGTGCCTCGCCGTCGGCGCGGACGCTCGTGTTCATGAGCGTCTCCGTCATGCCGTACCGCTCGATGACCCGCCTCCCGGTCGCGGCCGTGATCCGCTCGTGGTCGTGCACCGGGAGGGCGGCGGAGCCGGAGACCAGCAGCCGTGCGCCACCGAGCGCCTTGGCCAACTCGGGGTCCGTGGGCAGTGCTTCGGCGATGCGGTGGTACATCGTCGGCACCCCGAACAGCATGGTCGCGCCGGTGTTCAGCTCGCGGGCGACGCCCTCGGTGCCGAACCGGCCGAGGTGACGGACACCGCCGCCGCGCCGCAGCGGGCCCAGGATGCCCAGCACCAGCCCGTGCACATGGAACAGCGGCAGCCCGTGCACCAGCACGTCCTCGCCCGTCCACTGCCAGGCGTCGGCGAGGGCGTCCAGGGTGGCGGCGATCGCACGGCGGGGGATGACGGCGCCCTTGGGCGGACCGGTGGTGCCGGAGGTGTAGACGACCAGGGCGGGGTCCTCGTCCGCGGCCGACCGGTCGTCGGGGGCCGGTCCGGTGGCCTGTACGTCGACGTCCACGCGCGCCAAGTGTCCTACCGCTTCCGGGAGTTCCTCGCCGGGAGCGGCCAGGAGCAGCGAAGGCGCACTGTCGGACAGGATGTGCCCGAGCTCCTTCTCCCCCGACTTCGGGTTGAGCGGTACGGCGGCCACCCCGGCGAGCAGCACGCCCACGACCCCGACGGCCGTCTCCAGGGAGGGGGTCGCCCAGACGGCGACCCTCTGTGCCCCGCGGATCCGCTCACCGACGGCCCCGGCCGCGGCCGCGAGCTCGGCGTACGTCAGGGAACGGTCACCGAAGCGCAGGGCGACCTGCTCGCCGGGGCCGTCCTTCAGGGCCGGGAAGAGGGAGGACACGCGACGACTCCTCGGGGTCGGGGACCTGGCACAACATCGTTCCTACACCAGGGTCGGGGAAATCAGGCGCTGCCGGAGATTGATCCCCGTCACTTCCACGGTCAGCTTGTCCCGGCCGCGGCGAGCCACTGCAGCCGGGACTGGTCCACAGCGCCCTCGTGGAGCGGCGGCCAGCCGGTCGCCGGGGTGAAGTCGTCCAGGACCACCGTCCCGCCGGGGACCAGCAGACGCCCGACGTCGGCTGCCGGATCACCCTCCGTCTTCCCCTGTCCACCGCCGTCCAGCACGAGCAGGTCGTACGGCCCCCGCTCGCCGATCCGCTCCCAGTCGCCGGTGAGCACCTCCACCTCCGGCCGGTCCGCGAACACCTCCGCGGCGACCCGGGCGCGCTCCGGGTCACGCTCCACGCTGACACGCCGTACGCCGTCGCCCGCGCCGGAGGCGAGCCAGGCCAGGCCCACCCCGAACCCCGTGCCGGTCTCCCCGATCAGGCCGCGGGCGCCGCCCGCGAGGGCGTGCAGCAGGCGGCCCTGTTCGGGGCGGCAGGAGTACGGGAAACGGTGGGCGCGGGCGGCGGCGAGGGCTCGTTCGACGAGCGGGGGCAGATGGCCGGTGGAGTCGTACGCGTCCGTTCCGGAGATCGACATGGGCCGATCTGCCGTACGGACAAGGGTGTTGGTCAGGCCGCCGCCTCCACCACATCGGCGACCACGCAGCTGACGTTGTCCGGCCCGCCCGCGTCGTTCGCCGCGCCCACCAGGGCCCGTACGGCCGCGTCCGGGGCCGGAACCGAGCCGAGGAGCTCCCTGATCCGGTCGTCGGGGACGACCCCGGACAGCCCGTCGGAGCACAGCAGGTAGCGGTCACCGGGGCGGGCCTCGTGCAGACGCAGGTCCGGCGTACCCGGGGCGCCACCGCTCAGGGCCTTCAGGAGCAGGGCGGGCTGCGGGTGGGCCGTGGCCTCCTCCGGGGTCAGCCGCCCCTCGTCGAGCATCGACTGCACGACGGTGTGGTCGTGGGTGATGCGGAACAGCCCGCCCTCGCGCAGCACATAGGCACGCGAGTCACCGATGTGCACGAGCGCCAGCTGGGAGCCGGTCCACAGCAGCGCGGTCAGTGTCGTACCGATCTCGTCCGTGCCCTCGGCGACGTCCCGCACGGCCTCCGTGGCGCCCCGCACGGCGTCCTCCAGCAGGTTGAGCACGCTGCCCGCGGGCACCTCCTCGGTGTCCAGGAATTTCAGCGCCTCCACGGCGGCGCTGCTCGCGGGCCCGCCGGCCGGCCCGAACCCGTCCGCGACGGCGAGCAGTCGTGCACTCGCGTACGCAGTGTCCTGGTTGGCGGGCCGGACGTGGCCCCGGTCCGAGTGGGCGGAGTAACGAAGTTCCAGCATGGCTGTGTCCTTTCCCGGTGTGCCTGACAGGTGGTCCACGAGGAACGCGGCGAGGTCGCGCCGCACCGCCGTCTCCGCCTCGACCCGCGCCCAGTAGGCACGTATCTCCCGGGCGGCGGCCGCGGGTTCCAGCGCGCACACCTCACGGATCCGGGCCAGCGGCATGCCCAGCCGCCTCAGCCACGCCACCAGCCGCGCACGCTCGAGCTGCCCGACCGCGTAGTACCGGTACCCGGTGTCCGGGTCGACGCGGGCGGGCCGCAGCAGGTCCAGCTCGTCGTAGAGCCGCAGGGCCTTGGGCGACAGCCGGCACGCCCTGGCGAAGGCGCCGATCGTGAGCATGTCCATGCGCACCCCGTCTCTCTCGTGTTCCGCCACCGATGCTGGGGCTTCACCAAAGGTGAAGGTCAAATGGGTTGCCGCGGTTGCGGGGGCGGCGGTTAACCTGCCAGGCGGATCGTCCCCCCCCCCCGTACCGGATCGGAGTCCTGCCGTGCCCCGCGTCGCCCTCGTCACCTACGACCCCCGGCCGGAGCCCAGCAGGGACGGCGACCTCCCCGTGCTGCTGCGGGCGCTGCGCGAGGCGGGAGCCGAGGCGGACGCCGTGTTCTGGGACGACACGGAGGTCGACTGGGCCGGCTACGACCTCGCCGTCATCCGCTCGACCTGGGACTACAGCTGGCGGGCGGACGAATTCCTGGCGTGGGCGGAGAAGTGCGGGAGCGCCACCCGGCTCGCCAACCCGGTCGAGGTGATCCGCTGGAACAGCGACAAGCGCTACCTCGGGGATCTCACGGCGGCCGGCGTGCCCACGGTCCCCACCCGCTACATGGCCCCCGGTGACCCGGCCGACCTCCCCGGCGACCACGAGTACGTGATCAAGCCCACCTCCGGTGCGGGCGCCCGCTATGCCGCCCGCTACACGCCCGACGACCACGACACGGCCGTACGCCATCTCGCGCGCATGCACGAGGAGGGCTTCACCGCGATGGTGCAGCCGTACATGCGGGGCATCGACGTGGCCGGTGAGCGGGCCCTGCAGTTCTTCGGCGGCCGCCTCGTGCACGCCAGCCGCAAGGGAGCCGTCCTGGACCGGGGCACGGCATACGACGCCGACAAGGTGCCCCACCCGGATCTGGAGCCCTGGCGGCCCACGCCCGCCGAACTCTCCGTCGCCGAACGCGCCCTGGCGGCCGTACCGGACGCACCGGAGCTGCTGTACGCGCGCGTGGACCTCGTGGACGGGGAGGACGGGGAGCCCCGGGTGATGGAGCTGGAGCTGGTCGAGCCGAACCTCTTCCTGTTCCTGCATCCCGACTCGGTGCCGCTGGTCAGGGACGCGATCCTGGTGGCCGCCGGACGCTAGCTTCAGCCGACCACCGCCGTCCGCTGCAGCAAGCCCCAGGTGAACTCGGCGACCACCTCCCGCCGGATCCCTTCGGCGTCCGGAGCCGTGAAGGCCAGGCCCCAGCGGGTCGGGGCCGTGCCCTCCAGGGGGCGGGCCGGGGCGAAGGCGCGGGCCGCCTCGTCGACCGTGCAGGACCAGGGGGTCAGGTCGTCGAGGGTGCGGAGGTCGGGGCCCTGCACTCCCGGGGCGCGGACCAGCCACTCGTTCCAGACCGCGCCGGTGGGGCCGACGAGCACCTCGAAGCGCAGATCGGGCCAGAGGGGGAGGGGCCAGAGCCAGGCCTCGCAGTCCAGGTCGCCGATGCGGCGGGGGGTCGTGGAGTCCGGGATGCCCAGGATCGAGCGGTAGCGGGAGGCCGCCGGACGGGCGCGCGGGGAGCGGAGCATCGCCTGCCACCGCTTGTTGGCCTCGCGCATCTCCGCGATCGACACGCCCAGTTCGTGGCGGGCGTCCTCCACCAGGTCCGGATTGTGGTCGGCCATGCGGCGCAGCAGCACCAGCTGGAAGTCGAGGCGGGTGAAGGGGTCAGCGGGGCGCTTCGGAGTGGGCGGCATGGGAACCATCGTCGCCCATCCCGGCATCCCCGCCCGGGACGCGGCCGTCCGGGAGGAACAGGACGGAGTTGACGTACCGGGGGCGGCTGCGGAAGGGCATCACGCGGCGCAGCAGACCGTCGGAGGCGACGTGCGCGGTCTGCGTCTGGTGGGCCTCCAAGGGGAAGGTCTTCAACGGGACCCAGGTGTCGGCCGGCAGGACCCAGCCGTCGTAGCCGAGCAGGGACAGATACGTCAGCACCGGGGTGATCGGTGCGATGCGGGACTCCAGTTCCACGAACAGGGCCGGGCGGTCGCGGGCGAGGAGGGCCGTCGCCCCGCGCAGCACGGCCAGTTCGTTCCCGTCCACGTCGATCTTGACGAAGCCGACGTCCTTGAGGGCCAGGTCGTCCAGTGTGATGCAGGGGACCTGGAGGGCACGGTCGTGGATGTCGCGGCGGATCAGGGAGGACACGCCCCGGTCGCCCGCGTCGTCCGGCGGCAGCCACAGGCGGGTCGTGCCGGGGCGGTCCGAGGCGGCCGCCCGGATCACGCGGACGTTCGGCGGGGCCGTCGCGGACAGCAGCCGCGCCAGGTGAGGGACGGGCTCGATCGTCACCACCCGGCGCGCCCGTCCGCACAGCCGGCGCGTCCAGGGGCCGTACCAGCCGCCGACGTCGACGGCCGTCCCGCAGTCGGCCGGGCACAGGTCGGCGAGCCGGGCCAGCTCGGGCTCGAAGCGCGGATAGACGGCTCGCGCGGCGGCCGCGACCAGGCGGGCCGGGAGGTGCGGGGCCAGCCGGGCGGCCAGGGTACGGGTCGTCGTCATGGAACCATCCGCTTCAGCAGTTCCTCGTGTTCGTCCTCGGAGACCTGCTCCCCGGAGGACGGCAGCAGCTGCGGGATGCCGTCGGCGATCGGATAACGGCGCCGCAGACGCGGGTTGTAGAGGGCCTCCTGGGAGACCACCTTCTCGTCCGGCAGGAGCAGATGCAGCGGGCCCTTGTCGAGCGGGCAGGCAAGGATCCTCAGCAGCGGGTCGTCGGGGTTCACGGTGGCGTCAACTCCTTGGCACCTATGGGGGGTCGGGGTGCCGGAGCGTCGTGCTTCGGCATGGTCAGCAGAACGGTGACGGCGAGCGCCGTGCCCGCCACGCGCAGGGCGAGCCTGAGCGCGTCGTGCGGCAGCGCCTCGCCGAACGCGAGCGTGCCGAGCACCGCCGTGTACAGCGAGGTCACGGTGGTGCACACCGGCACGATCAGCGAGGCCCGGCAGCGCTGCAGCGCCGCCTGCGACATCACCAGGCCGAACGCGCCGGTGAAGAGGAGCAGGTACGGGTACGGGGAGCGGAGCAGGTCCAGGAACGCGCCGCCGAGGCCGTCGGCCGTGAGGTAGCCGGCCACCCCCTTGATGGCCAGCGAGCTCACGCCGTACAGCAGGCCCACCGCCACGCCGTACTCCACGCCGGTGGTGGGCAGCCGGTGGCGGTGCCGGGCGCGGCGCTCGGAGGAGTTGTACAGCCACACCCCCGCCGCCAGCGACGGCACGCACAGCAGCAGGATCAGCGGGTACGGGGCCGCCCGGCTGACGGTGTCCGAGCCCTCCCGCAGGGACAGGACGACCATGAGCAGCGCGGCGAGGATCGCGCCGAGCGCGTAGCGCTCCCGCCCGGACGTCTCCTCGCCCAGCAGCCGGGCCGACAGCAGCACGAGCAGGACCAGACCGGAGACGAAGATGCCCTGAGCGGCGGCGATCGGCAGCGTCCGGTAGACGACCAGCTGCGCGCCGAAACCGGCGGCGAGCGAAAGCGATCCTCCGATCCACAGCGGACTGCCCAGCACCAGCCGCAGCAGCCGGGCGGGTTGCCGGATCGTCACCTCGGGCAGGGCCGCGAGCGCCCGCTTCTCCAGGACGAAACCGGTGCTGTACAGGACGTTCGCCATCAGGGCCGCGGCCACTCCCCACCACATGGCCTACGTCCTTCGGGCATGGAGAAGGAGGATCGACGCCAACGACGCTCTGGCACAGGCCAGCCGGTCCAGCGGGCGCAGCGGACGCGGTACGCCGTGGAAGGGAGCCCCTTCGAGGCGTACGACCTCGAAGCCGGCCGCGGTGACGAACTCCCGTAGCGCGCGGGCGGTGTAGAGCCGCAGATGCCCCACGACCTCCCGCCCCGGCCGGCCGTGGATCGCCCGCAGGCTGACCTCGGAGAACACCGGCTGGACGCCCGCCAGCAGCAGGGCGCGGTTGTACCAGGCGGCCAGGTTGGGGGTGGAGAGCATCAGATGGCCTCCCGGGCGCAGCACCCGGCGGATCTCGTCCAGTGCGGCGTCCGGGTCGACGAGGTGCTCGACGACCTCGCTGAACAGCACGGCGTCGGCGGAGCCCGTCCTGAACGGCAGCCCGGCGCCGCTGAGTTCGCCGCGGACGGCGTACGGCAGACGTGCTCGGGCGCGGGCGAGCGCGTCCTGGGACCAGTCGACGCCGACGATGCGGTGGCCGGGCAGGAGGGGGGCTGCCGTGGCGGCCGCGGTGCCGTCGCCGCAGCCGATGTCGAGGACGGTCCTGGGAGTGCGGGTGACCGGGCCCAGGGCGGCGGCCAGCATACGGGCCTGGCGGAGGCTGCGGGGGGTGCCGGAGGCGACCGGGACGGCGGGGTCCTCGTAGAAGTCGCGGAGGTCCTTCGGGGGTGCGGGCGTGGTGGTCGCGGTGGTGGTCATTCGCTCACCTCCGTGGTGTGCAGATAGTGCTCGAAGAGGTCGCGGAGGTGGGCGCCGTCGCCGTGGCTGAGCAGGGCGCGCGACCAGCGCAGGGCCAGGTGGAGGCGGCCGGCGGTGGAGGCGGTGGTGACCGTCAGGCCGCGTGGCACACGGGCGGGCGCCGAGAACCACACCGCGTGCGCGCGGCCGGCCTCCGCGCCGAAGTCCAGCGGGTACGGGATGCGGCCGATGTTGCTGAGCAGGGTCGTCGACGTCCAGGGGGCCGCCGCTCTGCGCAGACCGCGGGTGAGGGCCGCGCGCCATGCGACGGGGGTGACCGGGGCGGTGAGAAGGGCGGCGCCGTGGCCCAGTGGGGGGCGGGGAAGGGACTTCAGGGCGCGGGTGCGGGTCGCCGTGCGGCGCAGCAGGTCGGGCAGGTGGGGGTGGGTCAACTCCTCGGGGGTGAAGGGGACTTCGACGAGGCGGGTGCCGTTGCCGATGGGCATGGTGGTGTCGCGGGGCCGGTCGTCGACGGGCATGGTGATGCGGAGGGGGCGGGGGGCGGCGCCGTGTTCCCTGTTCCAGTGGGCGAGGGTCAGGGCGGTGGTGACCATGAGCTGGTCGTTGACCGTGTAGGGGGAGCCCTTGGGGCGGTGGGGGAGGGGGAGTTCGGTGACGAGCATGCCGTTGCCGGGGGAGGGTTCGGGGGTTCCCTGGGCCACGCGGGCGGGCGGGGACCAGTTGGAGGGGATCTGCTCGTCGTGCGGGGGCTGGGGGGCGCGTACGGGGGGTGCGGTGGGGGAGTTGTCCCGGCCGCCGTACAGCTCCGCCGCGGTGGCGAGGACGCGGAGGCAGGCTGGGCCGTCGAGGGCGGTGTGGTTGATGGTGAGGAACAGAACCGTGCCTTTGTTCCGGTGACCGGGGCTGCTGCTGGCGGGTGTCTGCGCTCGCCCGCGCTTGCGGGGTGCCTCCCCCACTCTCGGCTTCGCT includes these proteins:
- a CDS encoding rod shape-determining protein, with the translated sequence MTASLEQLRRCHFAVDLGAARTRVYVKGAGLVVDQPSAAAVNTRTGALIAVGEFAEKMTGRTPHYIRVVRPVSGGTVVDIEMAQRMLRHLIGDKIRRSLRRKPRLRAAACTPHDADPLAQRAAIETLVGLGARRVELVDTLIAAAVGCGLPVEQPEGTMIMVCGAAATQVAVLSLGSIVTAERIPIGGEAVDHAIVQHLRHEHELMLPSQSVRPLQLALSGNGLTQQGPASTEIHGRDVATGLARSVKVDTAAVRDAIETPLTAVLDGIGRVLRDCPPDLVADLADRGIMMVGGSALLPGLDQMLRQATGMPVHIAERPDVCAAMGLGAMLEGKIQPLELDPLGT
- a CDS encoding carboxyl transferase domain-containing protein, with translation MSGRLTARQAVALVADDFTELPYSSRESGPDGPLGWQGYDASRARAAERTGESESVVCGTAGVEGTRAVLIAFEFGFLGGSLGERTGDRLVAAYEYARERRLPVVPLVATGGSRMQEGMLALAQLQRVARQSALTREAGLPQVAVLRDPTTGGGWATLGAGADVILALPGAQVGFAGSRVRPPDADPAAYTAEAQVATGSADAVVRPEELRETLGRWLRLLTSPSTEPAPVPHALGARGLPATGWDAVRRARSPQRPRAGRYLDAYFTHRVAIGGDRCGGTDPEGMRCGFGAHDGRTIAYAAQTGAATRPAGYRTAARLIRLADRLGIPVLTLVDTPGAANDAEAERQGAGAAIADLFGVVAAARTPVTTLVIGEGGSGGALALAAPGNTWATPDSYFSVIAPELAAAILKRPPEEVEATAGQLRLRPQDLVELGVIRGMADVGHP
- a CDS encoding acyl-CoA synthetase; its protein translation is MSSLFPALKDGPGEQVALRFGDRSLTYAELAAAAGAVGERIRGAQRVAVWATPSLETAVGVVGVLLAGVAAVPLNPKSGEKELGHILSDSAPSLLLAAPGEELPEAVGHLARVDVDVQATGPAPDDRSAADEDPALVVYTSGTTGPPKGAVIPRRAIAATLDALADAWQWTGEDVLVHGLPLFHVHGLVLGILGPLRRGGGVRHLGRFGTEGVARELNTGATMLFGVPTMYHRIAEALPTDPELAKALGGARLLVSGSAALPVHDHERITAATGRRVIERYGMTETLMNTSVRADGEARAGTVGVPLPGVELRLVEEDGSAVTSYDSETVGEIQVRGPNLFTEYLNRPDATAAAFTADGWFRTGDMAVRDPDGYVRIVGRKATDLIKSGGYKIGAGEIENALLEHPGVREAAVTGEPDADLGERIVAWIVPADPASPPAEGELADHVARRLAPHKRPRVVRYLDALPRNDMGKIMKRALTS
- a CDS encoding O-methyltransferase, translating into MSISGTDAYDSTGHLPPLVERALAAARAHRFPYSCRPEQGRLLHALAGGARGLIGETGTGFGVGLAWLASGAGDGVRRVSVERDPERARVAAEVFADRPEVEVLTGDWERIGERGPYDLLVLDGGGQGKTEGDPAADVGRLLVPGGTVVLDDFTPATGWPPLHEGAVDQSRLQWLAAAGTS
- a CDS encoding MerR family transcriptional regulator, whose product is MDMLTIGAFARACRLSPKALRLYDELDLLRPARVDPDTGYRYYAVGQLERARLVAWLRRLGMPLARIREVCALEPAAAAREIRAYWARVEAETAVRRDLAAFLVDHLSGTPGKDTAMLELRYSAHSDRGHVRPANQDTAYASARLLAVADGFGPAGGPASSAAVEALKFLDTEEVPAGSVLNLLEDAVRGATEAVRDVAEGTDEIGTTLTALLWTGSQLALVHIGDSRAYVLREGGLFRITHDHTVVQSMLDEGRLTPEEATAHPQPALLLKALSGGAPGTPDLRLHEARPGDRYLLCSDGLSGVVPDDRIRELLGSVPAPDAAVRALVGAANDAGGPDNVSCVVADVVEAAA
- a CDS encoding RimK family alpha-L-glutamate ligase, which produces MPRVALVTYDPRPEPSRDGDLPVLLRALREAGAEADAVFWDDTEVDWAGYDLAVIRSTWDYSWRADEFLAWAEKCGSATRLANPVEVIRWNSDKRYLGDLTAAGVPTVPTRYMAPGDPADLPGDHEYVIKPTSGAGARYAARYTPDDHDTAVRHLARMHEEGFTAMVQPYMRGIDVAGERALQFFGGRLVHASRKGAVLDRGTAYDADKVPHPDLEPWRPTPAELSVAERALAAVPDAPELLYARVDLVDGEDGEPRVMELELVEPNLFLFLHPDSVPLVRDAILVAAGR
- a CDS encoding FkbM family methyltransferase, which encodes MTTTRTLAARLAPHLPARLVAAAARAVYPRFEPELARLADLCPADCGTAVDVGGWYGPWTRRLCGRARRVVTIEPVPHLARLLSATAPPNVRVIRAAASDRPGTTRLWLPPDDAGDRGVSSLIRRDIHDRALQVPCITLDDLALKDVGFVKIDVDGNELAVLRGATALLARDRPALFVELESRIAPITPVLTYLSLLGYDGWVLPADTWVPLKTFPLEAHQTQTAHVASDGLLRRVMPFRSRPRYVNSVLFLPDGRVPGGDAGMGDDGSHAAHSEAPR
- a CDS encoding Trm112 family protein, with product MNPDDPLLRILACPLDKGPLHLLLPDEKVVSQEALYNPRLRRRYPIADGIPQLLPSSGEQVSEDEHEELLKRMVP
- a CDS encoding class I SAM-dependent methyltransferase, producing MTTTATTTPAPPKDLRDFYEDPAVPVASGTPRSLRQARMLAAALGPVTRTPRTVLDIGCGDGTAAATAAPLLPGHRIVGVDWSQDALARARARLPYAVRGELSGAGLPFRTGSADAVLFSEVVEHLVDPDAALDEIRRVLRPGGHLMLSTPNLAAWYNRALLLAGVQPVFSEVSLRAIHGRPGREVVGHLRLYTARALREFVTAAGFEVVRLEGAPFHGVPRPLRPLDRLACARASLASILLLHARRT
- a CDS encoding condensation protein, with amino-acid sequence MTSAEHPVRIPFPTVDEVARHCVQEEEPETVHIEVHLPGPLDPNRLRKAFTEALHRHPRILMREAPGRWYRRRYEWELTADPDVEVVSFPPPGRDALRDARTRALTQVPPLSVSPPIRLEVVEGAAGPVEGSEASDAVDLAVAAGSRAAGAMGVAPLERSREWGRVGDGGPPARAKPRVGEAPRKRGRAQTPASSSPGHRNKGTVLFLTINHTALDGPACLRVLATAAELYGGRDNSPTAPPVRAPQPPHDEQIPSNWSPPARVAQGTPEPSPGNGMLVTELPLPHRPKGSPYTVNDQLMVTTALTLAHWNREHGAAPRPLRITMPVDDRPRDTTMPIGNGTRLVEVPFTPEELTHPHLPDLLRRTATRTRALKSLPRPPLGHGAALLTAPVTPVAWRAALTRGLRRAAAPWTSTTLLSNIGRIPYPLDFGAEAGRAHAVWFSAPARVPRGLTVTTASTAGRLHLALRWSRALLSHGDGAHLRDLFEHYLHTTEVSE